The following proteins are encoded in a genomic region of Vicinamibacterales bacterium:
- a CDS encoding tetratricopeptide repeat protein, with product MTHRLIPLLVILLAAAGCRADPHTRAERAIASGDAFMTQQKYREATIEYRNALQAQPQRADAHYKLAQAYRQSGDLTKAYTEYAQAGDLDPSNLDAQLQAGTLLLHAGQFDDARRRAERALEKDPKNVKALILVGNANAGLHETGRALKQVEQAIAIDPAYAPAYAALGGIHLARGAKDIARASFEKAVALDPQSLDARLALANLHWALKDSAAAERELKKALEVSGGNPLAHRALALFYLTDRRPAEAEPHFKALAAGSVDGQLALADYYSGLRRFDEALSVLQGVSTPEAARRQARIRIAAVQQMKGEQAQALATADALVESAPQDVDARLLRARLLLADPKRLDAAWSDAQTAAKADPSSPAAQYTVGLVALARNDPGAAEAAFDRTVALNPRAGAASLQLAKLRLARGDTSAALTAAEGAVKAEGSDAEAALVLARTLRARGEYDRARRELTSRLAGAPDAVRLRVELGWAEVGAGRPADARAAFERALAVAPTDAEARTGAITADLAARDVAGARARVGRWLRESPNDVSAQILAARVDLAARDTAAAERRLAAIVRDHPDRLDAYELLGTLYVRQGNHAAALEKYRALAARSSDPSVPATIVGILLEGTGDRTGARTQYESVLAKNPRAGVAANNLAWMLAEEGRLEDAQRWARIAVERLRNRPEPHDTLGWVYLKNNQPLDAIAEFTKALDFAPQSKTYREHLEMAKSRLAANNGR from the coding sequence ATGACGCACCGCCTGATTCCGCTTCTGGTGATCCTCCTTGCCGCGGCGGGCTGCCGCGCCGATCCGCACACGCGCGCCGAGCGCGCCATCGCGAGCGGCGATGCGTTCATGACGCAGCAGAAGTATCGCGAGGCGACGATCGAGTACCGCAACGCGCTGCAGGCGCAGCCGCAGCGCGCGGACGCGCACTACAAACTGGCGCAGGCCTACCGGCAGTCGGGCGATCTGACCAAGGCCTACACCGAATACGCGCAGGCCGGCGACCTCGATCCGTCCAACCTCGACGCGCAGCTCCAGGCCGGCACGCTGCTGCTGCATGCCGGTCAGTTCGACGACGCGCGGCGGCGGGCGGAGCGGGCGCTGGAGAAGGACCCGAAGAACGTCAAGGCGCTGATTCTGGTCGGCAACGCCAATGCCGGACTCCACGAGACGGGGCGCGCCTTGAAGCAGGTGGAGCAGGCCATCGCCATCGATCCCGCCTACGCGCCGGCGTACGCGGCGCTCGGCGGGATTCATCTCGCCCGCGGCGCGAAAGACATCGCCCGCGCCTCCTTCGAAAAAGCCGTCGCGCTGGATCCGCAGTCGCTCGATGCCCGGCTGGCGCTGGCCAACCTGCACTGGGCGCTGAAGGACAGTGCCGCGGCGGAGCGTGAGCTGAAGAAAGCGCTCGAGGTCTCCGGCGGCAATCCGCTGGCGCACCGCGCGCTGGCGCTGTTCTATCTGACCGATCGTCGCCCGGCGGAGGCGGAACCGCATTTCAAGGCGCTCGCCGCCGGCTCCGTGGACGGGCAGCTCGCGCTGGCGGACTACTACAGCGGGCTGCGGCGGTTCGACGAGGCGCTGTCCGTGCTTCAGGGCGTCTCGACACCGGAGGCGGCGCGGCGGCAGGCGCGCATCCGCATCGCCGCGGTGCAGCAGATGAAGGGGGAGCAGGCGCAGGCGCTGGCAACGGCGGACGCGCTCGTCGAGTCGGCGCCGCAGGACGTCGACGCGCGGCTGCTGCGCGCCCGGCTGCTGCTTGCCGACCCCAAGCGGCTGGATGCCGCGTGGTCGGATGCGCAGACGGCGGCGAAAGCGGACCCGTCCTCGCCGGCGGCGCAGTACACGGTGGGTCTGGTCGCCCTCGCGCGCAACGATCCGGGCGCCGCCGAGGCGGCCTTCGATCGCACGGTGGCGCTCAACCCGCGCGCCGGCGCGGCATCGCTGCAGCTCGCGAAGCTGCGCCTGGCGCGCGGCGATACCTCGGCGGCGCTGACCGCGGCGGAAGGGGCGGTCAAGGCGGAAGGCAGCGACGCCGAGGCGGCGCTCGTGCTCGCGCGGACCCTGCGGGCGCGCGGCGAATACGATCGCGCGCGCCGCGAGCTGACGAGCCGGCTTGCCGGCGCGCCCGACGCGGTGCGGCTGCGTGTCGAGCTCGGGTGGGCCGAGGTCGGCGCCGGACGTCCGGCGGACGCGCGGGCGGCGTTCGAGCGCGCCCTCGCCGTCGCGCCGACGGACGCCGAAGCGCGTACCGGCGCGATCACCGCCGATCTCGCCGCGCGCGACGTGGCCGGCGCGCGCGCGCGTGTCGGGCGCTGGCTGCGGGAGTCGCCGAACGACGTCTCGGCGCAGATCCTGGCGGCGCGCGTCGATCTCGCGGCACGCGACACCGCCGCCGCCGAACGGCGCCTGGCCGCCATCGTCCGGGATCATCCGGATCGTCTCGACGCCTACGAACTGCTCGGCACGCTGTACGTGCGGCAGGGCAACCACGCCGCCGCACTCGAGAAGTACCGCGCGCTCGCGGCGCGCTCGTCCGATCCATCCGTCCCCGCCACCATCGTCGGCATCCTGCTCGAGGGCACGGGCGATCGCACCGGCGCCCGCACGCAGTACGAGTCGGTGCTCGCGAAGAATCCCCGCGCCGGCGTGGCGGCCAACAACCTCGCGTGGATGCTCGCCGAAGAGGGGCGGCTGGAGGACGCGCAGCGCTGGGCGCGGATCGCGGTGGAGCGCCTGCGCAACCGCCCGGAACCGCACGACACCCTCGGCTGGGTGTACCTGAAGAACAACCAGCCCCTCGACGCCATCGCCGAATTCACGAAGGCGCTCGACTTCGCGCCGCAGAGCAAGACCTACCGCGAGCACCTCGAGATGGCCAAGTCGCGGCTGGCCGCGAACAACGGCCGCTGA
- a CDS encoding aldehyde dehydrogenase family protein: MAQTDRAGAAGARDNDLASIAEARSLARRAKAAAPALAEFSQEQIDALVDAMAAAVTAQAEPLARLAHEETGYGVIADKVQKNLFASQKVYEFIRPMKTVGVVRRLDDRKVIEIAEPFGVVCAIVPTTNPTSTAIYKILIAIKARCPIVISPHPSAVRCITRTAEIMNDAARRAGAPDGAINWMTAVTLEGTQELMKAKETAVILATGGMGLVRAAYSAGKPAYGVGPGNAPAFIERSADIVKAVRDVVTGKTFDNGVLCSSENSVVVDAPVVEDVRREFVKNGGYFMSAAEADAVAKVLLGPNRLPNPALVGRPATVIATHAGISVPAGTRVLIAELKGVGRDYPLSIEKLSPVLSFYVVGDWREGCARCIEILRYGGMGHTMSIHSRDDRIILEFGLKKPAGRIVVNTPTTHGSIGLTTGMDPAMTLGCGGWGGNITSDNISPRHLLNIKRLAYEITPAVVRAVAPAAASAAGAAAAKAGLPRPPAPPPAPGGISADVLARRIDEFLTSRGYRAAQNAAPSGAAAPPAPAPSAPPLHAAQTPQPAPSVQSAADFVCEDDVRQAVKLNRKIVIGERSIVTPAARDLGEQHRIFVQAGWTG; the protein is encoded by the coding sequence GCGCGAGACAACGACCTCGCCTCCATCGCCGAGGCGCGGTCGCTCGCCAGACGCGCCAAGGCGGCGGCGCCGGCGCTCGCCGAGTTCTCGCAGGAGCAGATCGATGCGCTGGTGGACGCGATGGCGGCCGCCGTCACGGCACAGGCCGAACCGCTCGCCCGCCTGGCTCACGAAGAAACCGGCTACGGCGTCATCGCCGACAAGGTCCAGAAGAACCTCTTCGCCTCGCAGAAAGTCTACGAGTTCATCCGCCCGATGAAGACGGTCGGCGTGGTCCGCCGCCTCGACGACCGCAAGGTCATCGAGATCGCCGAACCCTTCGGCGTCGTCTGCGCCATCGTGCCGACGACGAATCCGACCTCCACGGCGATCTACAAGATCCTCATCGCCATCAAGGCGCGCTGCCCGATCGTCATCAGCCCGCATCCCTCGGCGGTGCGCTGCATCACCCGCACGGCCGAGATCATGAACGACGCCGCCCGCCGCGCCGGCGCGCCCGACGGTGCGATCAACTGGATGACGGCGGTGACGCTCGAGGGCACGCAGGAGCTGATGAAGGCGAAGGAGACCGCGGTGATCCTCGCCACCGGAGGCATGGGACTGGTTCGCGCCGCCTACAGCGCCGGCAAGCCCGCGTACGGCGTCGGACCCGGCAACGCGCCCGCCTTCATCGAGCGCTCCGCCGACATCGTCAAGGCGGTGCGCGACGTGGTCACCGGCAAGACCTTCGACAACGGCGTCCTCTGCTCCTCCGAGAACTCCGTCGTGGTCGACGCGCCGGTGGTGGAGGACGTCCGGCGCGAGTTCGTGAAGAACGGCGGGTATTTCATGTCGGCGGCCGAGGCGGACGCCGTCGCGAAGGTTCTGCTCGGACCCAACCGGCTGCCCAACCCGGCGCTGGTCGGGCGTCCCGCCACGGTGATTGCGACGCACGCCGGCATCAGCGTGCCGGCCGGGACCCGGGTGCTGATCGCGGAGTTGAAGGGCGTCGGCCGCGACTATCCTCTCTCGATCGAGAAGCTGTCGCCGGTCCTCTCTTTCTACGTGGTCGGCGACTGGCGGGAAGGCTGCGCGCGGTGCATCGAGATCCTCCGCTACGGCGGCATGGGACACACCATGTCGATTCACTCGCGCGACGACCGGATCATCCTCGAGTTCGGCCTGAAGAAACCCGCCGGGCGCATCGTCGTCAACACGCCGACCACGCATGGGTCGATCGGCCTGACGACGGGGATGGATCCGGCGATGACGCTGGGCTGCGGCGGCTGGGGCGGGAACATCACGTCGGACAACATCTCGCCGCGCCACCTGCTCAACATCAAGCGGCTGGCCTACGAGATCACGCCCGCCGTGGTCCGGGCGGTCGCACCGGCCGCTGCATCGGCCGCCGGCGCGGCGGCGGCGAAGGCAGGCCTGCCCCGCCCGCCGGCGCCGCCTCCGGCCCCGGGCGGGATCTCGGCGGACGTGCTGGCGAGACGGATCGACGAATTTCTTACGTCGCGGGGCTACCGGGCGGCGCAGAACGCCGCACCCTCGGGTGCCGCCGCACCGCCTGCTCCCGCACCGTCAGCGCCGCCGCTCCACGCAGCACAGACACCCCAACCGGCACCATCTGTACAGTCTGCCGCGGACTTCGTCTGCGAGGACGACGTACGTCAGGCGGTCAAGCTGAACCGCAAAATTGTAATCGGCGAGCGCTCAATCGTGACACCTGCGGCGCGCGACCTGGGTGAGCAGCACCGCATCTTCGTACAGGCCGGCTGGACGGGCTGA
- a CDS encoding YifB family Mg chelatase-like AAA ATPase codes for MLARVRSAAVFGIDATPVTIEVDIAFGLPGLTIVGLPDASVRESRDRIRSAVRNSGFDFPVRRITVNLAPADVRKAGASFDLPIAVGVLAASGLIARHDIDDVLILGELSLDGGIQAARGVLPIAAAARRRGFGGLLLPVANSSEAAVVGGLDFYPVASLTEAVGALNDPHPVPLAAAPSADLADGALGDFADVRGQIAARRALEIAAAGGHNVLLAGPPGSGKTMMAKRAAGILPSLTVDDALEVTAIHSVAGLLPPGAGLLRARPFRAPHHTVSDVALAGGGSNPRPGEISLAHHGVLFLDEMPEFSRRALEVLRQPLEDGVVRIARAQRTAIFPARFVLIGAMNPCPCGFLGDPRRACRCTPTQIDRYTSRLSGPLRDRIDLTVEVSALRAAELTGAEDGESTPVIRARVEAARARQLARAGLAGAAINARLGPRGLRQVCALDAASARLLHDAADKLGLTARAFDRVRRVARTIADLAGADRVDFDHVAEALQYRG; via the coding sequence ATGCTCGCGCGCGTCAGGTCGGCGGCCGTGTTCGGCATCGATGCCACCCCGGTCACTATCGAGGTCGATATCGCCTTCGGCCTGCCCGGACTCACCATCGTCGGTCTGCCCGACGCCAGCGTCCGTGAGAGCCGCGATCGCATCCGCAGCGCCGTCCGGAATTCAGGCTTCGACTTCCCCGTCCGCCGGATCACCGTGAATCTCGCGCCGGCGGACGTGCGGAAAGCCGGTGCGTCGTTCGATCTGCCGATCGCGGTCGGCGTGCTCGCCGCGTCCGGGCTGATCGCGCGGCACGACATCGACGACGTGCTGATCCTGGGCGAGCTGTCGCTCGATGGAGGAATTCAGGCCGCGCGCGGCGTGCTGCCGATTGCCGCGGCGGCGCGGCGGAGGGGGTTCGGCGGCCTGCTGCTGCCGGTCGCCAACAGCAGCGAAGCGGCGGTCGTCGGGGGCCTCGATTTCTATCCCGTCGCCTCCCTCACCGAGGCGGTGGGGGCGCTGAACGATCCGCATCCCGTCCCCCTCGCGGCGGCGCCGTCCGCCGACCTGGCCGACGGCGCGCTCGGCGACTTCGCCGACGTGCGCGGACAGATCGCGGCCAGGCGCGCCCTGGAGATCGCCGCGGCCGGCGGCCACAACGTGCTGCTCGCCGGACCGCCGGGCTCGGGCAAGACGATGATGGCGAAACGGGCCGCCGGCATCCTGCCGTCCCTCACGGTCGACGACGCGCTGGAGGTGACGGCGATCCATTCGGTCGCGGGGCTGCTGCCGCCGGGAGCCGGCCTGCTGCGCGCGCGTCCCTTCCGCGCGCCGCATCACACCGTGTCCGATGTCGCGCTCGCCGGCGGCGGTTCGAACCCGCGTCCCGGCGAGATCAGCCTCGCGCACCACGGCGTGCTGTTCCTCGACGAGATGCCGGAGTTCAGCCGCCGCGCGCTCGAGGTGCTGCGGCAGCCGCTGGAGGACGGCGTGGTCCGCATCGCCCGCGCGCAGCGCACGGCGATCTTTCCGGCGCGGTTCGTCCTGATCGGCGCGATGAATCCCTGCCCGTGCGGGTTCCTCGGCGATCCGCGGCGCGCCTGCCGATGCACGCCGACGCAGATCGATCGGTATACGTCGCGCCTGTCCGGTCCGCTGCGCGACCGGATCGATCTCACGGTGGAGGTCTCGGCGCTGCGCGCCGCCGAACTCACGGGCGCGGAGGACGGCGAGTCCACGCCGGTCATTCGCGCCCGCGTCGAAGCCGCCCGAGCCCGTCAACTCGCGCGCGCCGGGCTCGCGGGCGCCGCCATCAACGCGCGCCTCGGGCCGCGCGGCCTGCGTCAGGTGTGCGCCCTCGATGCCGCCAGCGCGCGGCTGCTGCACGACGCGGCCGACAAGCTCGGCCTGACCGCTCGCGCGTTCGACCGCGTCCGCCGCGTGGCGCGCACGATCGCCGACCTGGCAGGCGCCGATCGCGTCGACTTCGATCACGTCGCCGAGGCGCTCCAATATCGCGGGTAG
- a CDS encoding EpsI family protein produces MIARAVVLSTLILAAGWYSSRAGGVEAVAPRASLVDLPRALGPWTGSVDVPVEQEVRDVLGVDDYINRTYVTPAGQPVNLYIGYYASQRQGDTIHSPQNCLPGAGWQPVEGGRIPLDVNGRQLTVNRYVIQKGLDRQVVLYWYQGRGRVVANEYANKMWLMLDAARLNRSDGALVRIVAPVPRSASGSLAAADAAAAGFTRAVFPRLSAYLP; encoded by the coding sequence ATGATTGCCCGCGCGGTCGTGCTCTCGACGCTGATTCTCGCCGCGGGCTGGTACTCGAGCCGTGCCGGCGGCGTGGAAGCGGTGGCGCCGCGGGCCTCGCTGGTCGATCTGCCGCGCGCGCTCGGACCATGGACCGGCTCGGTGGACGTGCCGGTCGAACAGGAAGTGCGCGACGTGCTCGGGGTGGACGACTACATCAACCGCACCTACGTCACGCCGGCCGGGCAGCCGGTGAACCTCTACATCGGCTACTACGCCAGCCAGCGGCAGGGAGACACGATCCACTCGCCCCAGAACTGCCTGCCCGGCGCGGGATGGCAGCCGGTGGAAGGGGGACGGATCCCGCTCGACGTCAACGGCCGGCAGCTGACCGTGAACCGCTACGTGATTCAGAAGGGTCTCGACCGGCAGGTCGTGCTCTATTGGTACCAGGGCCGGGGACGGGTCGTCGCCAACGAGTACGCCAACAAGATGTGGCTGATGCTCGACGCGGCGCGGCTGAACCGCAGCGACGGCGCGTTGGTCCGCATCGTCGCGCCGGTGCCGCGATCGGCGAGCGGGTCGCTCGCCGCGGCGGACGCGGCCGCCGCCGGGTTCACGCGCGCGGTGTTCCCGCGCCTCTCCGCCTACCTGCCATGA
- a CDS encoding LysM peptidoglycan-binding domain-containing protein, whose product MRRTLAAGLGLAVAACGGNAKPSVTPRTPPAPAVAATAQQTPAPAPAPKVVVDPVAALISTSLKHFESGERELAAGHLEKARQEFDRSVEVLLESPYGARTDARMRQHFDRLIDRINAHEVTALAQGDGFVEKKYEAAPIDEILKNATTFPAPAADAATKAAVKADLEHNPHDIPIPEHPKVLSYVEVMQGRMRDYIQESLARGAKYMPMIQKVFRAEGLPLDLAYIPIIESSFKTNALSKASAKGPWQFMKPTAREHDLKIDWFIDERSDPEKATVAAAKYLKTLSRMFDGDWNLVLAAYNGGPGRVSRAIKRAGASDFWKLSATTRYLPRETREYVPLILAAMIIGRNPAQYGFEAVTADAHDYDKVTLPKAIDLRRVAEWAGTTVDEIQALNPELRRWTTPVKYPQYEIKVPKGTGEALAARLADASPSDFSALKWYTARKGETLLTVARRFGVSRTDVAEANNLSVKSRLRPGQDLIIPRAPATVLAARTERGVPSQVASRAISQSAVSPSVERPEPAAAPVSQITYRVKRGDTLSSIARLFDTTVAKLKSWNRLSSNHISTGARLKIFRMP is encoded by the coding sequence ATGCGACGGACGTTAGCAGCGGGACTCGGTCTGGCGGTTGCGGCGTGCGGCGGCAACGCCAAGCCGTCGGTAACGCCGAGGACGCCGCCTGCACCCGCAGTCGCGGCCACCGCCCAGCAGACCCCGGCTCCGGCGCCGGCGCCGAAAGTCGTCGTCGATCCGGTCGCCGCCCTGATCAGCACGTCGCTCAAGCATTTCGAATCCGGCGAGCGCGAACTGGCCGCCGGACACCTGGAAAAGGCGCGGCAGGAGTTCGATCGGTCGGTCGAAGTGCTGCTGGAGTCTCCCTACGGCGCCCGCACCGATGCGCGGATGCGGCAGCATTTCGATCGGCTGATCGACCGGATCAACGCGCACGAAGTCACGGCGCTCGCGCAGGGGGACGGCTTCGTCGAGAAGAAGTACGAAGCGGCGCCGATCGACGAGATTCTGAAGAACGCCACCACCTTCCCCGCTCCGGCGGCCGATGCGGCGACGAAGGCGGCGGTGAAGGCGGATCTCGAGCACAACCCGCACGACATTCCCATCCCCGAGCATCCGAAGGTGCTGTCGTACGTCGAGGTCATGCAGGGACGGATGCGTGACTACATCCAGGAGAGCCTGGCGCGTGGCGCGAAATACATGCCGATGATCCAGAAGGTGTTCCGCGCCGAAGGGCTGCCGCTGGATCTCGCCTACATCCCGATCATCGAGAGCTCGTTCAAGACCAACGCGCTGTCGAAAGCGAGCGCCAAGGGGCCGTGGCAGTTCATGAAGCCGACGGCGCGCGAGCACGATCTCAAGATCGACTGGTTCATCGACGAGCGTTCGGATCCCGAGAAGGCAACCGTCGCGGCGGCGAAGTATCTGAAGACGCTGAGCAGGATGTTCGACGGCGACTGGAACCTGGTGCTCGCCGCCTACAACGGCGGACCTGGCCGCGTGTCGCGCGCCATCAAGCGCGCCGGCGCGTCCGATTTCTGGAAGCTGTCGGCCACCACCAGGTACCTGCCCCGGGAAACGCGCGAGTACGTGCCGCTCATCCTGGCGGCGATGATCATCGGCCGCAATCCGGCGCAGTACGGCTTCGAGGCGGTCACCGCCGACGCGCACGACTACGACAAGGTGACGCTGCCGAAGGCGATCGACCTCCGCCGCGTGGCGGAGTGGGCGGGAACGACCGTCGACGAGATCCAGGCGCTCAATCCCGAGCTGCGGCGCTGGACCACCCCGGTGAAGTATCCGCAGTACGAGATCAAGGTTCCCAAAGGCACGGGCGAGGCGCTGGCGGCGCGGCTGGCAGACGCCTCGCCGTCCGACTTCAGCGCCCTCAAGTGGTACACGGCCAGGAAGGGTGAAACGCTGCTGACGGTCGCGCGCCGCTTCGGCGTCTCCCGCACGGACGTGGCCGAAGCGAACAATCTCTCGGTGAAGTCACGTCTCCGTCCGGGGCAGGACCTGATCATCCCGCGCGCGCCGGCGACGGTTCTCGCCGCCCGGACCGAGCGCGGCGTCCCGTCGCAGGTGGCGTCGCGGGCGATCTCGCAGAGCGCGGTCTCGCCGAGCGTCGAGCGGCCAGAGCCCGCCGCCGCGCCCGTGTCGCAGATCACCTACCGCGTGAAGCGCGGGGACACCCTCTCGTCGATCGCGCGCCTGTTCGATACCACGGTCGCAAAGCTCAAGAGCTGGAACCGGCTGTCGAGCAATCACATCAGTACCGGGGCGCGGCTGAAGATCTTCCGCATGCCGTAG